The nucleotide sequence TAGGCATtcaaaaaaatgcacttttactaaggaaaattatttttatatattcatcagAAATGTATTCTCAcctattaataattcttttcatgaAATGCCCATTTGCGAATTAagtaattcagtaaataaaactgaaacgACTGACTACAGATatcgcaataatattttaatttattattgtgagaataatattttaatttaaataaatgtccttataatttttattccttgtaGCCTATCCACCATCCGCAACCCTTCAAGTTCGGCTACAGTGTAAAGGACAAGCATGGTGAGCAACATCGTGAGGAAGTCGGCGACGGCAAGAACGTGAAGGGAAGTTACGGATTCACCGATGCCAGAGGTATTCATAGACAGGTCAATTATGTAGCTGACCATGGTGGATTTAGAGCTCAGGTCAAGACCAACGAACCTGGAACTGCCAATCAAAACCCCGCAGCCGTTCACATCATCTCTGATGCTCCCTACGGACACGGAGGATATGCCGGAGTTGGAGGTGCAGGATATGGATACGCCGGAGTTGGAGCAGCTGGATTGGGCTACGGATACGGTGGTCTTGGAGCAGCTGGTTTAGGATACGGATATGCTGGAGTTGGAGGATATGGTGGTCTTGGCTATGGAGGATATGGTCTTGGCAACGGACGCCTTGCAGGTTTAGGATATGCTCGTTAcggattttaaatgtatatttgttatGCTCCTTATCTAGTTGTCGAATAAATGTTTATTAGTCTCATTTCGAAGACGTTTCTTTTTCTATCAATTCAAAATCATCACAATTGTAATAACAAAGCAATTTCActctaaaatggaattttaaaagatgaagcaaaattatttaaagtttaaaagaaaataaatttgaatatagtttGGATAACACTAGAAAAATGATAATAagacaacaaaattttattttcagtattttatactagtttctaattttaatttaagtgttGAAGTTTAGCATATCATCTATGTTCGTTAATGtctgatttttattgaaattttgcagcaaatattaatgtttttctttgtaaaaatagcATAAACAAGAACTATTTAAATCCCttctagaaataattatttcaatttatttctagattaaatatatttattcgaataatagtactttttaaaatttagattaaaatatcgttgaaaaaaatgatatgcttttgaaatcaatataatttcagataTCCTATAACATATTAATGATTGATCCTTATCTCCCAATGATTCTTATAAATGGTAAAAGTTTGAGTAAAAGCTAAGATATGTTTAACTCTATCGATTACAATGGAAggactaatttaaaaaatatttatagaacaaTAACATATTCCACAAATTTCAACGGCTTTTAgctccatttcattcattttttcacaaaagtaaccaaatcaattttattttctattttaaattctgacTACACAGAATCTaagactgaaataaattattagattctTCTTTCCGGAAGTTTTCCAAAAGAGAATGGATTTACGAACTTGAAAACTTAGTACTTTGTATTCAGAATTAAATGCTGTgttatattaatttcatcaaacaaataccaaagaaatagtaaaatctttatttgtatctttcaaatattttaaatgagagAATTGcgtattatttatacataaattttagaacaaaagtAAATGGCATctacttttaaagaaatgacttctacacaaataaaaataattgattacgaaaatgaaatttctaaatttaagaataacaatattttcatatttcttcttgCATGTAATACAGGattcatttagaattattactacttctgaattcaaaaaaaaatcttcttaataaAAGAGAACCTCATGAGCAATTTTATGATTGTTactatttgaaataatcttttgTGGTAACATTGAAAATAGTAttgcagaaatttattaaaaatgaaaattttcactgatataaataattgaaaaattatttgaaacaaaaataaaacacatatcattttatataactcAAGGTAAGCAATCTACTATAAGATAGCAAGAAggaatcattatttataaagtatacatttaaaatgacaaaaatgacaaaaaggtattattaagtcaaaataaaaaggcgataaaacatttaatgaattaaatgcaaTCAAACTTCGTCGCATCTTGACTTTCATTAAACATAATCAAAttggcatatttttaaattggcattggcatattattaaattgttggttatattcaattaaaatgagccataataattttgaacatttgcAGAAAGTACTTTTTgctctgttattttttttaattaactgatacTTTAATTTATCCATCTGCAACATTAttgagcatttaaaatattaattaaaatcattaaaataataaatatttatttgaatttatttcattccgaagaccaattattaataatgataaaaaacttcttttaactaatttttgaaaataattataataaaaaaaattatgttaaaatattatgccttcattaaaaaaatattattttgaatttaaaaataaaataatttctttttgattaattgttcaaaaatgtttaatggCCAAACAGACTTATTTGCTGTGCAAGGATGTtgttcaaaattgataaaaacctGCAAATTTTTGGTGGGAAACTACAAACTAAAATTAATCCGCCTAATTCAAAATGCTTCAGTGTCATCGTgatcacaaacagacagacataactcCAAAATCGTACATTTCAGATCCAGagatatttaaaacatgaaagtTCGTCAAAGcatcaagttcaaattttttaatacttttacttttgCATTGTAAAAGTAACTTTGCATAAAGTAAAAAAGCAATTACTTCAGACTATAAACGAATCATTCTTAACGTTACAAGCAACATATTACTAAGCTgggagaaaatataaataaatagaagaatactgaaattttagcatatagaaaagaaaatccatATAAGATTTGGTTTTCTGAAGCAATAATAAAGTTatcattttcactaattttacatatcttgaaattatttcaacaactgcattttcttaaaaGCTAAGGactgaaaaatgaatatcaatcTCTTTTCTCAACTACATTTAGCCTATGCTTGAAAAATCTCATCAATTGTATCTTCTTCCTTGTCTATCATCCGCAAAGCTCAAACTCTTTTAAAAATCACGGGTACAAGTGTGggagtgaaatgaaaattttttttatttaattattgaaaatttctttttaactaataaatttggAATAGTTGCGGTtagggaaaaattttaaaatcaaatgttaattGTTACTTTCAGGTAATTATTCTATGAATTAGAATTTTCTAtctatttacaaaaatacatGAGATGTTGTGAAATGAGAATTTCAACCGAACTTCACCATCATACTCCATTTCCCTATGATTTAAATAGGTCCAGTACGAAATCAACTGACATTTTTATCCTTCCTGTaccatattcaaataaaaaaatagaattaaaatctaataggatcaaaattactgtaattattATGTCCATATATATGCTTTTGGTCGAGTcacatgaaattattaaataattgtccTGATATAGAAGAACACTTCATTGTCGAGCTCATAAAAATATTgccataaaacaattttttccaactCAAGGCAAATATAGAATCAAGGCTCATAGACAGAATTGGTGAGTCGGTTCTTGCAATTTTTGCCCAAATGTGTTGGATGCGAAATCAtgcatgaatataaaatgaaaaatttcgtaaaatagAAGCATTTCTTCATCACGTGACATAATTTAAAAGTGCCACGCAACTTTCATCTTAGAAGCTACTGAGCATCTTAAACAAAAAAGCGCAGACCGTCACTTTCAAACACATAACAATTTTTGTTGGATTGTTCTATGACATGTATTGTCGTATTGCACAACATGAATACGCACCATGATCACTCTTTGATGAAAAGAATAAGATTATAGCATCTATATGCTATTGATCaaccaaaaagtaataaaaatcgaaaatacCATTTTCAAACACCATTTATCTAACAGGAAGAACTTTGAAAATccgtataaaattattaaatactagctgAGCTCGCTGTgaatattagatatatttcattttagtaaaatatatatatatatatatatattcacgtCCATGATTCCGCCAAACTGCCAGTATTAAAATCGTGTTATTTAGATATCATATACATATCAACATATTTAGACATATATACTACATATTTAGATATCATATTACACATATCATGTTCATTGTGAATATATCATATATCATGTTCATCATCTAGTGAAGATCAGTTCTATGCGATCACATTGCTACTAAAAACATAAACGTGCGGttcatctttcttttaaatttcgcgggattgtaatttcattatttttattcacctataaaattacataaatcctCAATAGAATCTTTCATCTCTAGCTTTCGGCAAAGTAAGAAAATCACGTGGTAAAATATTTGATGACGGAATGAAAACGgcttgaatttcagggcaacaatataatctattgttggaaatgtGGCCAGTTTCCTGAATTTCTGAAACTAagccacaaaaaaaaatatttttaaaaaatttctaaaattcaggaaaatttgtGTCATTacaaggacatttttttttaatttgtaaaaaggtCACATATTTATTGttgtgcaataattttttctaaaattattgcagaaaaaaaaagaagcgaaaatgtcttaattaactaaaaatatgacaaaatcgctacaataattatttaaaacacgaTAAATTTGATCTAAATTACACATACACGACAGATTTTGAAAGCAATCTTTCAAGAAATAGCCTCTATGTCTGTCTATATTTTCGCATACATGCAAATGTGATGCATGCAACGCAAAAACGAAAGATTCAAATCAATGATACTTGGTAAGAGTTcttttcattacaattaaaattttatatcaaattgaaaaaaaggttCTAAATACATATTCAAGTTtcgggtacttgtgtattaaccggaTGCTAGCGATTCGCCAGTGCCATTCAAGGAATTTATGGTCCATAGTTTTTATGCGGTACGaagaataacacctttatttaaaataaaacaactttatataaaatatatgagcGTTTTCCAAAAAATCTGAGAAAGGTTTAAGCAGACACTGCCAccagtttataatattttgtaatacatcTAAAAcaacacaacaaaaaaaatcttcccttAATTCagttttccaaattaaaaaaaattaataaaggctatttattttgttcaggttaattaaaattgcattacatAATATACGATATTgaccttaataaaaatatttttgaatcaatgcCTTACGTAACTGATAAAAAGAAAccgacaaaaaaaattttttaatcttacaatTAGATCATGATAActcgttatattttaaaatgttctaaaatagcAATTCAATCATGCAGAAAACAATTTgaccttttaatattattaaaataaagcttcATTCCTTTCATGctcttgatatataaatacgCCTGAGATCATATAATATCAGTTTGCTTTTACTTTCCTTGCAAATAAACATCACAATGATATCTCaggtaagaattttaaatatcaaattctaggaaaaagatatttctttatttaattttaattacagttttttgttctagaaagagttatttttaaaatatatcttcattatcaaatcatattacatattttttattataattaatttttctattttaatccttaatctataatttatcataataaatattagtaaatcaatcattaaatctttttttttaaatttacatgcaATGATATAGTGCAGACTTTATTAAACTTTATCTGCATTTGTCGATATGAAaatttagtttagcttagttatattaacgtctcgttttaaagcaaagCTAGGGTTATTTTGAGGCGGCTCTCATAATTCTggaccgctgtcagatgacgaggatggcacgtGAGCTGGCTACCCGTCTCCAAGCTTTGGCACCACACCACAGAAGCAGTTTCGCCCCAACGGAtctagcgtgcaccagacccgcttatacgacggttcttcggtggaattaaGCTTCGAACATGAAATCCTCCCGTTCCGAAGTCAAGACTTTACCACCAAACCACCGTGACCCTGCCGATGCGTACAATAAGtcctgaaaatataaaataatgtaatgtcaATGATAAATTACAATTGTAGAAAGCTTAAAATTCTCGTATATAGAAAATGATcgaaaaatttgttacaaaattcaactttttacgttcatataaaaaattttatttgactgaTTTGAAACGAgtcaaattaaattacattataagcatttgcacaaaataaatgttaatattaatacCAGTTGTTCGCTCACTCTGTTAAAAGATGGCACGAACTTGTCATATCAACcagttttcataaaatacttcttattcaaaatttattgttttaaattaaccTTGAGCCTTAAACAGAGAGCCTTCCAAATGCAATATAGTAtcttcaaaagtaataaaattgatttatgaaGTCGGTGTTTTGACAAggaatcatatatttattttgttacatttcttAAAACTGTTGGACAGTATAGGGCAGGTGGccaaaaatgtatctaaattcaAGTTCATCAATATTCAGTATCTAACATTCAAGAAGcttcaaatggaataaaaattggtCAAATTGGTGCAATGATTGCGACAGGGCTAGTTCGGGTGCAGTTTTCTCCTTAGAGAACTTacagtgaaataaaaaagttaaaatatttctttcattgcttAATGAGAGGGACAAAGGCGACAGTTTTACAGCGAGTCACGAGGtctaaattttagttcatttattttaatttttaatgactagTATCatgaaaagcttaaaaaataatttcatatcccAATTTTGCTAAACATTGATGAAGAATGCGGTAAGGAAGGAAAATCACATTATGACCCCAGGAACCACTTATTAGGTCATTAAAAGGATGGTGAATATTAGACGTCAATTGCTCAGGTCTTTTAGATGCTCGTGACAATCTAGAGGTTATGAGCATTCATAAGGAAATCAGAAGAGTGTTTGGGCTTGGGGAATTGGTTCACTAATTTTGCcgattattttaactttatatgtaCTCTAAACattatgtttcttctttttttttaaatttttttttcattcataacagGCTTTTATCTTGGCTGCCTTAACAGTTGCTGCTTTTGCCAGCTTACATCATGAGGTAAGTGCT is from Argiope bruennichi unplaced genomic scaffold, qqArgBrue1.1 scaffold_31, whole genome shotgun sequence and encodes:
- the LOC129961530 gene encoding uncharacterized protein LOC129961530; translated protein: MISQAFILAALAVAAFASLHHEPIHHPQPFKFGYSVKDKHGEQHREEVGDGKNVKGSYGFTDARGIHRQVNYVADHGGFRAQVKTNEPGTANQNPAAVHIISDAPYGHGGYAGVGGAGYGYAGVGAAGLGYGYGGLGAAGLGYGYAGVGGYGGLGYGGYGLGNGRLAGLGYARYGF